One window from the genome of Proteiniborus sp. DW1 encodes:
- a CDS encoding NAD(P)/FAD-dependent oxidoreductase: MYDVTIIGAGIIGAFIARELSRYELKIALLDKENDVSNGASKANSAIIHAGYDAKPGTNMAKFNSLGNPMFDKICEELDVEFERIGSFVVGFDDDDMETIKDLYKRGIENNIKGLEIIDGNKVREMEPNLNDTIKGALYAPTCGILSPWELTIALAENAVDNGVEILLNNEVQDIEKTDLGYKIITNKGEINSKYVINCAGVYADKINNMVSKESFVIKPRKGQYFVLDRSEGDFVNTVVFQCPSSVGKGILITPTIHGNLLVGPDVEDIQDKDDTSTATENLEYIKEVARRSAPTVPVNKVITTYSGLRAEASTGDFIIGEVKDAKGFINVAGIKSPGLSASPAIAEYVVDIMKDIAGGLKEKENFNPRRRRVIRFNKLSDEEKAELIKKDPRFGRIICRCESVTEGEIVDIINRNVGATTVDGVKRRARPGTGRCQGGFCGPRVVEILARELSKDMDEIVKDSEDSYILIGKTNKGNR; encoded by the coding sequence ATGTATGATGTCACAATAATAGGTGCTGGCATAATTGGAGCTTTTATTGCACGAGAGCTTTCTAGATATGAGCTTAAAATAGCATTGCTTGATAAGGAAAATGATGTATCTAATGGAGCATCTAAAGCTAATAGTGCAATAATACATGCTGGATATGATGCCAAGCCTGGGACTAATATGGCAAAATTCAATTCACTGGGAAATCCCATGTTTGATAAGATATGCGAAGAGCTAGATGTTGAGTTCGAAAGAATAGGTTCATTTGTTGTAGGGTTTGACGATGATGATATGGAAACTATAAAAGATCTATATAAGCGGGGAATAGAAAATAATATTAAGGGCCTAGAAATAATTGACGGAAACAAGGTAAGAGAAATGGAGCCTAATCTAAACGACACAATAAAAGGAGCCTTATATGCACCTACCTGTGGAATTCTTAGTCCATGGGAATTAACCATAGCATTAGCTGAAAACGCAGTAGATAACGGAGTAGAGATCCTATTAAATAATGAAGTGCAGGATATTGAAAAAACTGATTTAGGCTATAAGATAATTACAAATAAAGGCGAGATAAACTCTAAATATGTAATAAACTGTGCAGGCGTATATGCAGATAAAATAAATAACATGGTATCTAAAGAATCTTTTGTGATAAAACCTAGAAAGGGACAATACTTTGTACTAGATAGAAGCGAAGGAGATTTTGTAAATACAGTAGTATTTCAATGTCCTTCAAGTGTAGGAAAGGGTATACTCATAACTCCAACAATCCATGGCAATCTATTAGTAGGACCTGATGTAGAGGATATTCAAGATAAGGATGACACTTCAACTGCTACAGAAAACCTAGAATACATAAAGGAAGTAGCTAGAAGGTCAGCTCCTACTGTTCCAGTAAATAAGGTTATAACCACATATTCAGGTCTAAGAGCAGAGGCAAGTACTGGAGATTTTATAATTGGAGAAGTCAAAGACGCAAAGGGATTCATAAATGTAGCTGGTATTAAGTCACCTGGACTATCCGCTTCACCGGCTATAGCTGAGTATGTAGTTGACATAATGAAAGATATAGCAGGGGGACTCAAGGAAAAAGAAAACTTCAATCCAAGGAGAAGAAGAGTTATTAGATTTAACAAACTAAGTGATGAGGAAAAAGCTGAATTAATTAAAAAAGACCCTAGATTTGGAAGGATAATATGTAGATGCGAAAGCGTTACAGAAGGAGAAATAGTAGATATTATCAACAGAAATGTAGGTGCAACTACAGTAGATGGAGTTAAAAGAAGAGCAAGACCGGGAACAGGAAGATGCCAGGGAGGCTTCTGTGGACCTAGGGTAGTTGAGATATTAGCTAGAGAGCTTAGTAAGGATATGGATGAAATTGTGAAGGATAGTGAAGATTCATATATATTGATAGGCAAGACAAATAAAGGCAATAGGTAA
- the glpK gene encoding glycerol kinase GlpK: MEKKYILAFDQGTTSSRAVLFDHDGKIVNVAQKEFTQIYPKAGWVEHDAMEIWGTQSGVAREVLETAGIRPDEVAAIGITNQRETTVVWDKNTGKPVYNAIVWQCRRTASICDDLKARGLEDYVRENTGLVIDAYFSGTKVKWILDNVEGAREKAEDGDLLFGNIDTWLIWNLTRGKVHVTDYSNASRTMLYNIKDLKWDEKILEELNIPKSMLPDVRPSSEIYGYTDEATFGGAMIPIAGIAGDQQAALFGQACFEPGMAKNTYGTGCFMLMNTGEEMVPSKNGLLTTIAWGVDGKVEYALEGSIFIAGAVVQWLRDELKLIDSAKDSEYFATKVEDNNGVYLVPAFVGLGAPYWDMYARGTIVGLTRGANRNHIIRAALESICYQTRDVLEAMQEDSGIDLQALKVDGGAVANNFLMQFQSDILGVPVHRPEVIETTALGAAYLAGLAVEFWESKEEIAKKWNVDREFNPEMNEDKKAELYEGWKKAVGRALKWEEA; this comes from the coding sequence ATGGAAAAGAAATATATATTGGCCTTTGACCAGGGTACTACAAGCTCGAGAGCAGTATTATTTGACCATGATGGAAAAATAGTAAATGTTGCTCAAAAAGAATTTACACAAATATACCCAAAAGCAGGTTGGGTAGAGCATGATGCAATGGAAATATGGGGAACTCAAAGCGGAGTTGCTAGAGAGGTTCTAGAAACTGCAGGAATTAGACCTGATGAAGTTGCTGCTATAGGTATTACAAATCAAAGAGAAACTACAGTTGTATGGGATAAGAATACTGGAAAACCAGTATACAATGCAATAGTATGGCAATGTAGAAGAACTGCTTCCATATGTGATGATTTAAAAGCAAGAGGACTTGAAGATTATGTTAGAGAAAATACAGGACTTGTTATAGATGCATATTTCTCTGGAACTAAGGTAAAATGGATACTAGACAATGTAGAAGGTGCTAGAGAGAAAGCTGAAGATGGTGATTTGTTATTTGGAAACATTGATACTTGGCTAATCTGGAATCTTACAAGAGGAAAGGTTCATGTAACTGACTACTCAAATGCTTCTAGGACTATGCTTTATAACATTAAAGACCTTAAATGGGATGAGAAAATCCTTGAGGAATTAAATATTCCTAAATCAATGCTTCCTGATGTAAGACCATCAAGTGAAATCTATGGCTATACAGATGAGGCAACCTTTGGTGGAGCTATGATACCAATAGCTGGTATAGCTGGAGACCAACAGGCTGCATTATTCGGTCAGGCTTGCTTCGAGCCTGGTATGGCTAAGAATACTTATGGTACTGGATGCTTCATGCTAATGAATACAGGAGAAGAAATGGTTCCATCTAAGAACGGTCTTCTTACTACAATAGCATGGGGAGTAGATGGAAAAGTTGAATACGCACTAGAGGGAAGTATATTCATAGCTGGTGCAGTAGTTCAATGGCTAAGAGACGAATTGAAACTAATAGATAGTGCAAAGGATAGTGAATACTTTGCAACAAAGGTAGAAGATAATAATGGAGTTTATCTAGTTCCAGCATTTGTTGGATTAGGAGCTCCATACTGGGATATGTATGCAAGAGGAACTATTGTGGGCCTAACTAGAGGAGCAAACAGAAACCATATCATAAGAGCAGCATTAGAGTCTATTTGCTATCAAACCAGAGATGTTCTAGAAGCAATGCAAGAAGATTCTGGTATAGATCTTCAAGCTCTTAAGGTAGATGGTGGAGCAGTAGCTAACAACTTCTTGATGCAATTCCAATCAGATATTCTTGGTGTTCCTGTTCATAGACCAGAGGTTATAGAAACAACAGCTCTTGGAGCTGCATACTTAGCGGGTCTAGCAGTTGAGTTCTGGGAAAGCAAAGAAGAAATAGCTAAGAAGTGGAATGTAGATAGAGAGTTCAATCCTGAAATGAACGAAGACAAGAAGGCTGAACTATATGAAGGATGGAAGAAGGCAGTAGGCAGAGCACTTAAGTGGGAAGAAGCATAG
- a CDS encoding glycerol-3-phosphate responsive antiterminator, protein MWDGFFKNIINNPIVAAINDLNKAEAAINSPCKIIFLLAGDIFNIKSIVDRVKENHKLIYVHIDLMEGFSKDIIALRFINENIGPDGIITTRGNIVKAAKEMNIFAIQRLFVLDSLSLDTGIKSIRSTRPDAIEILPGIMPRVTKAIHSETKIPVITGGLISKKDDVIQNLRSGAIGVSTSKEEIWYM, encoded by the coding sequence ATGTGGGATGGATTCTTTAAAAATATCATTAATAATCCAATAGTTGCAGCTATAAATGATCTGAATAAAGCAGAGGCTGCTATTAACTCACCTTGTAAAATAATCTTTTTATTAGCTGGAGACATATTTAACATAAAAAGCATTGTAGATAGAGTAAAGGAAAATCACAAGCTTATTTATGTTCATATAGACTTAATGGAAGGCTTTTCAAAGGATATCATAGCCCTACGGTTTATTAATGAGAACATTGGTCCAGATGGAATAATTACCACAAGAGGAAATATTGTAAAGGCTGCAAAGGAAATGAATATTTTTGCAATACAAAGACTATTTGTATTAGATTCTCTATCCTTAGATACTGGAATAAAGTCCATAAGAAGCACTAGACCAGATGCTATTGAAATACTACCGGGAATTATGCCAAGAGTAACTAAGGCAATACACAGTGAAACTAAGATTCCTGTGATTACAGGTGGATTAATAAGTAAAAAAGATGATGTAATCCAAAACCTAAGGTCTGGTGCAATTGGTGTATCTACTAGTAAGGAAGAGATTTGGTATATGTGA
- the dhaM gene encoding dihydroxyacetone kinase phosphoryl donor subunit DhaM, translating into MIGIVVVSHSNKISTGIVELCKEVARDDIKIISAGGTRDGRLGTDATLIMEAIEEANSGDGVAILADMGSSIMSSEMAIEMLPEEIKGKVVILDAPIVEGSLAVAIQACISNDLEDILRAGMEAKYMNKIGN; encoded by the coding sequence ATGATTGGAATAGTTGTAGTATCCCATAGTAACAAAATATCTACTGGAATAGTAGAGTTATGTAAGGAAGTAGCAAGAGATGACATTAAGATAATATCTGCTGGGGGCACTAGAGATGGAAGATTAGGAACAGATGCAACTCTAATTATGGAGGCTATAGAAGAGGCCAACAGTGGTGATGGGGTAGCCATATTGGCAGATATGGGAAGCTCCATAATGAGCTCTGAAATGGCAATAGAGATGCTGCCAGAGGAAATAAAGGGAAAGGTAGTTATACTCGATGCTCCAATAGTAGAGGGTAGCTTGGCAGTAGCTATACAGGCATGTATTTCAAATGATTTGGAGGATATATTAAGAGCCGGAATGGAAGCAAAATATATGAATAAGATTGGGAACTGA
- a CDS encoding type 1 glutamine amidotransferase domain-containing protein, with amino-acid sequence MTGRKKKIVVLAEEGYEDLELWYPAIRLREEGYHVDIVGSGSQKKYTGKYGTTVQVDLDYDAILSKDYDGIIVPGGWAPDKLRRCQGILDLVKEFADEGKLLATICHGGWVFISAKVVKGYKMTCVNAIIDDIENAGATYIDDEVIVDRNMITSRTPKDLPSFMKAIIDFLQQ; translated from the coding sequence ATGACAGGTAGAAAGAAAAAGATAGTGGTATTAGCAGAAGAAGGCTATGAAGACTTGGAGCTCTGGTATCCAGCTATAAGGTTAAGGGAGGAAGGATACCATGTTGATATAGTAGGCAGCGGAAGCCAAAAGAAATACACAGGAAAATACGGAACTACAGTACAGGTAGATTTAGATTATGATGCTATTTTATCAAAGGATTATGATGGAATAATTGTTCCGGGAGGTTGGGCACCAGATAAATTGAGAAGATGTCAAGGCATACTTGATTTAGTTAAGGAGTTTGCAGATGAAGGAAAGTTATTAGCTACAATCTGCCATGGAGGTTGGGTTTTCATATCAGCTAAGGTAGTTAAGGGCTATAAAATGACCTGTGTAAATGCAATAATTGACGACATTGAAAATGCTGGTGCTACTTATATAGATGATGAAGTGATTGTAGATAGAAATATGATAACATCTAGGACTCCTAAGGATTTACCAAGTTTTATGAAGGCAATTATCGATTTTCTTCAGCAGTAG
- the dhaL gene encoding dihydroxyacetone kinase subunit DhaL gives MITSDMLLTLIKNIGGAIKENKEYLTDLDTAIGDSDHGINMSKGFSAVLSKLDGMEGKDCGTILKTVAMTLISTVGGASGPLYGTAFLKASSVVSGKVYIDRQDTIQMLYEAIQGIKSRGKADKGDKTMLDALIPAYEVLKESIENGEEIIIAFEKAENAAKEGAEYTKTILARKGRASYLGERSIGHQDPGATSSYIIIKTIADTLKEAR, from the coding sequence ATGATTACATCAGATATGCTCCTGACATTGATTAAAAACATAGGAGGAGCAATAAAAGAAAACAAGGAGTACTTGACAGACTTAGATACTGCAATAGGAGATTCTGACCATGGAATAAACATGAGCAAGGGCTTTTCAGCAGTATTAAGTAAGCTAGATGGAATGGAGGGTAAGGACTGTGGAACCATCCTAAAAACAGTAGCCATGACTTTAATATCTACTGTAGGAGGGGCATCAGGCCCCCTATATGGTACAGCCTTTTTAAAGGCATCATCAGTAGTTAGTGGGAAGGTTTATATAGATAGACAGGATACAATTCAAATGCTGTATGAAGCTATTCAGGGAATAAAGTCTAGGGGCAAGGCTGACAAGGGAGATAAAACAATGCTTGATGCATTAATCCCAGCCTATGAAGTGCTCAAGGAATCTATAGAGAATGGAGAAGAAATTATTATTGCCTTTGAAAAAGCCGAAAATGCTGCAAAGGAAGGAGCAGAGTATACAAAAACAATTCTAGCAAGAAAAGGTAGAGCTAGCTATCTAGGAGAGAGGAGTATTGGACATCAGGATCCTGGGGCTACATCTAGCTATATTATCATAAAAACAATAGCAGATACTTTGAAGGAGGCAAGATGA